A region of Streptomyces sp. NBC_01267 DNA encodes the following proteins:
- a CDS encoding TetR/AcrR family transcriptional regulator, which produces MKVEGTERRRDAGATRLALIDAAAALFAERGYERTTVRDIAARAGFNQALLFRYFGSKKALFGEVMARDGRKQVRDTPPEHLLEAALRGLLAPGGSGHHDRSLEVFLRSSSDGDAAAETGRLLSQEYASVLATLTGADDAGLRSDLILAWLLGIGLTRNVIGREPLASADPDDVCRLMLEAARTILEKLPGSS; this is translated from the coding sequence ATGAAGGTTGAAGGAACGGAGCGCAGACGGGACGCCGGGGCGACCAGGCTGGCCCTCATCGACGCGGCAGCGGCGCTGTTCGCGGAGCGTGGCTACGAACGCACCACCGTGCGCGACATCGCCGCACGTGCCGGTTTCAACCAGGCCCTGCTCTTCCGGTACTTCGGTTCCAAGAAAGCGCTGTTCGGCGAAGTGATGGCCCGCGACGGCCGGAAACAGGTGCGCGACACCCCGCCCGAACACCTGCTGGAAGCCGCCCTCCGCGGCCTCCTCGCACCGGGCGGCAGCGGGCACCACGACCGGTCCCTGGAGGTGTTCCTCCGTTCCAGCAGCGACGGGGACGCGGCTGCCGAGACCGGCCGTCTGCTGAGCCAGGAGTACGCGAGCGTGCTCGCCACGCTCACGGGTGCCGACGACGCCGGACTGCGCTCCGACCTGATCCTCGCCTGGCTGCTCGGTATCGGCCTCACGCGCAACGTGATCGGCAGGGAGCCGCTGGCGAGCGCGGATCCGGACGACGTCTGCCGCCTCATGCTCGAAGCCGCCCGCACCATCCTGGAGAAACTCCCCGGCAGTTCGTAG
- a CDS encoding right-handed parallel beta-helix repeat-containing protein has protein sequence MARELMRTKAALTAAAAAVAALLPTAAVAHDRAGTTYYVDCRSGSDTAPGTSSGTAWRSLARASRAYGPGDRLLLRRGTSCTGTLAPTGSGTAARPVRLDAYGSGAKPHIEGAGARAAVLLRNAEDWEVRNLDLSNTGPATTTDRRAGLLVLLQDFGVGHHYVVDGVDVHDVNGSDSKDPDPSGGILFVVQGSGVPTRFDGVRVAHSTVDHVDRTGIGTSSTWSHRAENPDGTGSSWEAITGLVIERNEVRDAGGDGIVVQNAKGALVEHNYVNGFNMRSAAYNAGVWAWNSDDVLYQYNEVTGGHGTRDSMAYDIDGGNMRNVYRYNYSHDNEGGFLLVCNGATTTSDGNRVHDNISVNDRNTSLPYGVISVVCGSTTDTRIYRNTVVTDQADTALVSNNGQTGVTFENNILVGAQGGSAIADTLSTYTGNLYWNTAQPRDPAAVDANPLLRSAHPSTPLDVRLLPGSPARGAGTRVDDGTTRDYFGNLIPDPPHLGAYQGR, from the coding sequence ATGGCGAGAGAACTCATGCGTACGAAGGCCGCGCTGACCGCGGCAGCGGCAGCCGTGGCGGCCCTGCTGCCCACCGCGGCGGTCGCTCACGACCGGGCAGGAACCACCTACTACGTGGACTGCCGCAGTGGCAGCGACACCGCTCCCGGTACCAGCAGCGGTACCGCCTGGCGCAGCCTCGCCCGAGCCTCGCGGGCGTACGGCCCCGGCGACCGGCTGCTGCTGCGACGCGGCACCAGTTGTACGGGAACCCTCGCGCCCACCGGCTCCGGCACCGCCGCCCGGCCCGTCCGGCTCGATGCCTACGGCAGCGGAGCGAAGCCGCACATCGAGGGCGCCGGTGCGCGGGCCGCCGTGCTGCTGCGCAACGCCGAGGACTGGGAGGTGCGCAACCTCGACCTGTCCAACACGGGACCGGCCACCACCACGGACCGCCGGGCCGGACTCCTCGTCCTGCTGCAGGACTTCGGCGTCGGCCACCACTACGTCGTCGACGGCGTGGACGTGCACGACGTCAACGGCTCCGACAGCAAGGACCCGGACCCCAGTGGCGGGATCCTTTTCGTGGTGCAGGGCTCCGGCGTGCCGACCCGCTTCGACGGCGTACGGGTGGCGCACTCGACCGTCGACCACGTGGACCGTACCGGTATCGGGACGTCGTCGACCTGGAGCCACCGTGCCGAGAACCCGGACGGCACCGGCAGCAGCTGGGAGGCGATCACCGGTCTGGTGATCGAGCGGAACGAGGTCCGCGACGCGGGCGGTGACGGAATCGTCGTACAGAACGCGAAGGGCGCGCTGGTCGAGCACAACTACGTCAACGGCTTCAACATGCGCTCGGCGGCCTACAACGCCGGTGTGTGGGCCTGGAACTCCGACGACGTCCTCTACCAGTACAACGAGGTGACCGGCGGGCACGGGACGCGGGACTCCATGGCGTACGACATCGACGGCGGCAACATGCGCAACGTGTACCGCTACAACTACAGCCACGACAACGAGGGCGGCTTCCTGCTGGTCTGCAACGGGGCGACCACCACCTCCGACGGGAACCGCGTCCACGACAACATCAGCGTCAACGACCGGAACACCTCACTGCCGTACGGCGTGATCTCGGTCGTCTGCGGCAGCACCACCGACACCCGGATCTACCGCAACACCGTCGTCACCGACCAGGCGGACACCGCGCTGGTCTCCAACAACGGCCAGACCGGCGTGACCTTCGAGAACAACATCCTGGTGGGCGCCCAGGGAGGCTCGGCGATCGCGGACACCCTCAGCACCTATACCGGCAACCTCTACTGGAACACCGCCCAGCCCCGCGACCCCGCCGCCGTCGACGCGAATCCGCTCCTGCGCTCCGCGCACCCCAGCACCCCGCTCGACGTGCGCCTGCTCCCCGGCTCCCCGGCGCGCGGAGCAGGCACCCGGGTCGACGACGGAACGACCCGCGACTACTTCGGCAACCTCATCCCCGACCCTCCCCACCTGGGCGCCTACCAGGGGCGATGA
- a CDS encoding cytochrome c oxidase assembly protein: protein MTETSFSALPAELPRLTAGHLAGSWQLDPYALVLVVLLGGLYAAGVAKLARRGERWPVARTLAFAGLGLGAIVVATMSGLAVYDHELFWPAAVQNIVLDLIAPLGLALGDPLSLALSALAKDGKAARRLRGAVSGRVVRFLTFPLVSTVVVLSSELGIYFTPYFPAALRHDSVHELLYLQLVVTGSLFVLPMLTREDLLPSWCSHPVRALLVFLDGLVDAVPGLVVMTSGTLVAGGWYAARRQPWDPSVQQDQMIGGGLMLTIAELIGLPFLIAVFAEWVRAERVRTAVLDAGLDRELAAAAAVPAPVTGTAAADAPAVADPDRMRPWWETDRGIVGERYRSGG from the coding sequence GTGACAGAGACATCATTTTCTGCCCTGCCGGCCGAGTTGCCCCGATTGACCGCAGGCCACCTGGCCGGGAGCTGGCAGCTCGATCCGTACGCACTGGTGCTGGTGGTGCTGCTCGGCGGGCTGTACGCAGCGGGCGTGGCGAAGCTGGCGCGCCGGGGCGAGCGGTGGCCCGTCGCCCGCACGCTGGCGTTCGCGGGGCTGGGACTCGGCGCGATCGTGGTGGCGACGATGTCCGGACTGGCGGTCTACGACCACGAGCTGTTCTGGCCCGCCGCCGTGCAGAACATCGTGCTCGATCTCATCGCCCCGCTGGGCCTGGCGCTCGGCGACCCGCTGTCGCTGGCGCTGTCCGCACTGGCGAAGGACGGGAAGGCGGCGCGTCGGCTGCGCGGCGCGGTCTCCGGGCGCGTGGTGCGATTTCTTACCTTCCCGCTGGTCAGTACGGTCGTCGTGCTGAGCTCCGAGCTGGGGATCTACTTCACCCCGTATTTCCCCGCGGCGCTGCGGCACGACTCGGTGCATGAGCTGCTGTATCTGCAACTCGTGGTCACGGGCAGCTTGTTCGTGCTGCCGATGCTGACCCGCGAGGACCTGTTGCCGTCGTGGTGCAGTCACCCCGTGCGGGCGCTGCTGGTCTTCCTGGACGGTCTGGTGGACGCGGTTCCCGGTCTGGTGGTGATGACGAGCGGCACGCTGGTGGCAGGGGGCTGGTACGCGGCCCGGCGCCAGCCGTGGGATCCGAGTGTGCAGCAGGACCAGATGATCGGCGGTGGGCTGATGCTGACGATCGCGGAACTGATCGGGCTGCCGTTCCTGATCGCCGTGTTCGCCGAGTGGGTGCGCGCCGAGCGGGTCAGGACGGCCGTGCTGGACGCCGGCCTGGACCGCGAACTGGCCGCCGCCGCTGCGGTCCCGGCGCCGGTGACCGGAACCGCGGCTGCCGACGCCCCGGCGGTCGCCGATCCGGACCGGATGCGTCCCTGGTGGGAGACGGACCGTGGAATCGTGGGCGAGCGCTACCGGAGCGGCGGCTGA
- a CDS encoding L-threonylcarbamoyladenylate synthase: MAKYFDVHPENPQRRTISTVADSIRSGALVAYPTDSCYALGCQLGSRDGIGRIRSIRNLDERHHFTLVCQNFAQLGQFVVIDNDVFRAIKAATPGRYTFILPATKEVPRQLLHPKKKTVGVRIPDHAVAQALLAELGEPLLSSTLLLPDQDEPMTQGWEIKERLDHEVDAVIDSGDCGTEPTTVIDFSGGELEIVRRGAGDTARFE, from the coding sequence ATGGCGAAGTATTTCGACGTGCACCCCGAGAATCCCCAGCGGCGCACGATCAGCACGGTGGCTGACAGCATCCGGTCCGGCGCGCTCGTGGCGTACCCGACGGACTCCTGTTACGCACTGGGGTGTCAGCTGGGCAGCCGGGACGGCATCGGCCGGATCCGGTCGATCCGGAACCTCGACGAGCGTCACCACTTCACCCTCGTGTGCCAGAACTTCGCGCAACTGGGACAGTTCGTGGTCATCGACAACGACGTGTTCCGCGCGATCAAGGCAGCGACGCCCGGCCGGTACACCTTCATCCTGCCCGCGACGAAGGAAGTGCCGCGCCAGTTGCTGCACCCGAAGAAGAAGACGGTCGGCGTGCGGATTCCCGACCACGCCGTCGCTCAGGCGTTGCTCGCGGAACTCGGTGAGCCGCTGCTCTCCAGCACCCTGCTCCTGCCCGACCAGGACGAGCCGATGACACAGGGCTGGGAGATCAAGGAACGCCTCGACCACGAAGTGGACGCGGTGATCGACTCGGGCGACTGCGGCACCGAGCCGACCACCGTCATCGACTTCTCCGGCGGCGAACTCGAAATCGTCCGCCGCGGGGCCGGCGACACCGCGCGATTCGAGTAG
- a CDS encoding amidohydrolase, giving the protein MRTLPRALDSAGTGRCSLVLLSARLLDPVTGEFLPDTALAVSGGQISALGDDRRIRALADPATTVIDLKGAVVTPGLVDGHLHPVTGAELTHGLDLSACAGLDEVREALAREVRRLAPGAWLHGWGLDPNVFGGRPVETAALAPVLDGVPALLQLFDAHSMLASPRALELAGVDGPRTFDQAAEVVCDDTGRPTGLLLEDAAAELVERAAPQPTHAERRSRLVAALRGMAAAGLTGGHAMDANGDSLALYAELDAAGELPLRLRVAPWCQPGTGTDALRALIGQQGTGGRLWRTEGVKLFMDGTIDNGTAWLEHPDCHGESTHAFWPDPDAYTRIVGELHRAGVPTATHAIGDAAVRHALDSVEKALATGGRPVRHRIEHIETVPDDTLHRFAELGVIASMQPTHCCDFTRADHTDNWSRRLGEERAARAWRCRGLWDSGATVVLGSDWPIAPYPPLGVMAGARHRRPSRDLAQPPHGPEQALTALEALQGMTVNAAHAAAEEHVAGRIAVGHRADLTVLADSPLVTAATDLPDLPVLLTVLDGSPTHRDTSL; this is encoded by the coding sequence GTGCGCACCCTCCCCCGAGCCCTCGACTCCGCCGGAACAGGGCGGTGCTCCCTCGTCCTGCTCTCCGCCCGGCTGCTCGACCCGGTGACCGGAGAATTCCTGCCGGACACCGCCCTGGCCGTATCAGGGGGGCAGATCTCCGCCCTGGGTGACGACCGCCGCATTCGCGCGCTGGCGGACCCGGCGACGACGGTGATCGACCTGAAGGGCGCCGTGGTGACCCCCGGCCTGGTCGACGGGCACCTCCATCCGGTCACGGGCGCGGAGCTGACCCATGGGCTGGACCTGTCGGCCTGCGCCGGTCTCGACGAGGTGCGTGAGGCGCTGGCCCGCGAGGTCCGGCGCCTCGCACCCGGAGCGTGGCTGCACGGCTGGGGGCTCGACCCGAACGTCTTCGGGGGCCGTCCCGTCGAGACCGCCGCCCTCGCCCCGGTGCTCGACGGCGTACCGGCCCTCCTCCAGCTCTTCGACGCCCATTCCATGCTGGCCAGCCCCCGCGCGCTCGAACTCGCCGGCGTCGACGGGCCGCGCACCTTCGACCAGGCCGCCGAGGTCGTCTGCGACGACACGGGGCGGCCCACCGGGCTGCTCCTGGAGGACGCCGCCGCCGAGCTCGTCGAGCGCGCCGCCCCCCAGCCCACGCACGCGGAGCGCCGCTCCCGCCTCGTCGCGGCACTGCGCGGCATGGCCGCCGCCGGGCTCACCGGCGGCCACGCCATGGACGCCAACGGCGACAGTCTCGCGCTCTACGCCGAGCTCGACGCGGCCGGCGAGCTGCCGCTACGGCTGCGGGTCGCTCCCTGGTGCCAGCCCGGCACCGGCACCGACGCCCTGCGCGCGCTCATCGGGCAACAGGGCACGGGCGGCAGGCTCTGGCGCACCGAAGGCGTCAAGCTCTTCATGGACGGCACCATCGACAACGGCACCGCCTGGCTGGAACACCCGGACTGTCACGGCGAGTCCACGCACGCCTTCTGGCCCGACCCCGATGCCTACACCCGGATCGTCGGCGAGCTCCACCGCGCCGGGGTTCCCACCGCCACCCACGCCATCGGTGACGCTGCCGTACGGCACGCCCTGGACTCCGTCGAGAAGGCACTCGCCACCGGGGGTCGCCCGGTCCGGCACCGGATCGAGCACATCGAGACGGTGCCCGACGACACCCTGCACCGCTTCGCCGAGCTCGGCGTCATCGCGTCCATGCAGCCCACCCACTGCTGCGACTTCACCCGGGCCGACCACACCGACAACTGGTCGCGCCGGCTCGGCGAGGAGCGTGCCGCCCGCGCCTGGCGCTGCCGCGGCCTGTGGGACTCCGGCGCCACCGTCGTGCTCGGCTCCGACTGGCCGATCGCTCCTTACCCACCGCTGGGCGTCATGGCGGGCGCCCGCCACCGGAGGCCGAGCCGCGATCTCGCGCAGCCCCCGCACGGCCCGGAACAGGCGCTCACCGCGCTGGAAGCCCTGCAGGGCATGACGGTGAACGCCGCTCACGCGGCGGCCGAGGAGCACGTGGCCGGCCGGATCGCCGTCGGTCACCGGGCCGACCTCACGGTCCTCGCCGACAGTCCGCTCGTCACCGCCGCCACCGACCTGCCCGACCTGCCCGTGCTGCTCACCGTCCTGGACGGCAGCCCCACCCACCGCGACACGAGTCTGTGA
- a CDS encoding TetR/AcrR family transcriptional regulator translates to MSSSVQRKRIRKSPAARRAEIVDAAAAIALTEGLECITLRRIGEELDVRPGLISHYFPSAEGLVAEAFGSAASAELDALLPAERPAGTVTQHLARFFAHATGEAYDDISRLWINARHLCRYRPVLRDWVDDQEGAWRERLEDLIREGVARDEFRTDEPHVTAIQILVVLDGLSARTNTRGGDRPQAVTRMAIATAERELGLPGGALDRADDADTASEVGADRPPVSPADPN, encoded by the coding sequence ATGTCGTCAAGCGTTCAGCGCAAGCGAATTCGGAAATCTCCAGCCGCCCGACGTGCGGAAATCGTCGACGCAGCCGCCGCCATCGCCCTGACCGAAGGGTTGGAGTGCATCACTCTGCGGCGGATCGGCGAGGAACTCGACGTGCGGCCGGGGTTGATCAGCCACTACTTCCCGTCGGCCGAGGGCCTCGTGGCCGAGGCGTTCGGCAGCGCGGCGAGCGCGGAACTCGACGCCCTCCTGCCGGCCGAAAGACCCGCCGGCACCGTTACGCAGCACCTCGCGCGGTTCTTCGCACACGCGACGGGAGAGGCGTACGACGACATCAGCCGGCTCTGGATCAACGCCCGCCACCTCTGCCGCTACCGCCCGGTCCTGCGTGACTGGGTCGACGACCAGGAAGGAGCGTGGCGCGAGCGGCTGGAGGACCTCATCCGGGAGGGCGTCGCACGCGACGAATTCCGCACGGACGAACCGCATGTGACGGCGATTCAGATTCTGGTCGTGCTCGACGGCCTCAGCGCGCGCACCAACACGCGCGGCGGCGACCGCCCCCAGGCGGTGACACGTATGGCGATCGCCACGGCGGAGCGTGAACTCGGCCTGCCCGGCGGCGCTCTCGACCGGGCCGACGACGCGGACACCGCCTCCGAAGTCGGCGCGGACCGGCCCCCTGTTTCCCCTGCCGACCCCAACTGA
- a CDS encoding purine-cytosine permease family protein: protein MASTIPDPPPTVHGTPGADGIPAPSDRAGRIEVHGIDHIPDRERHGRARDLFAVWAAANVNYLSLVVGGALILLGLSLGQALAVIVVGNLFWVPVGLLAVSGPASGTPSEVIMRAMFGVRGNRVNIAVVGWMICICYIALNLAAAALAAFSLVEKAGITPNTGVKIVVVVIIAALTLTISVYGHAMIVKLYLPITVVLGAAFAVVAFSVLGHADFGYQPAKPLTGGALWAALAGGVTLIASGPLSYTNSADFSRYLPRTTSPKAIVGWTALGGFLPGVVVCSLGAFAATTVDMTDPRSALETILPHWFTPFFLLALVLGTISINAMTAYSSGLALQAVGLRVRRSLSVIADGVLGVALTLYALLVSNFLDTVSNVLQLTVVLLGPSMAVYAMDILLRRNRYDGPALTDESPGSPFWFTGGVNRAGALALTTGTAAAALSVNTLYTGPLARALGGVDLALPVGIAVASAVYVTLVRRARSGLGASPQA, encoded by the coding sequence ATGGCGTCCACGATCCCCGACCCGCCCCCGACCGTCCACGGCACGCCGGGTGCAGACGGCATACCGGCGCCGTCGGACCGGGCGGGCCGCATCGAGGTGCACGGCATCGACCACATTCCCGACCGGGAACGCCACGGCCGCGCCCGGGACCTGTTCGCCGTCTGGGCGGCGGCGAACGTCAACTATCTGAGCCTGGTGGTCGGCGGCGCGCTGATCCTGCTGGGCCTGAGCCTGGGGCAGGCGCTCGCCGTGATCGTCGTGGGCAATCTGTTCTGGGTGCCGGTCGGCCTGCTCGCCGTCTCGGGCCCGGCCTCGGGCACGCCGAGCGAGGTGATCATGCGGGCGATGTTCGGGGTACGCGGCAACCGGGTGAACATCGCGGTGGTCGGCTGGATGATCTGTATCTGCTACATCGCCCTCAATCTGGCCGCCGCCGCGCTGGCAGCCTTCTCGCTCGTCGAGAAGGCCGGGATCACGCCGAACACGGGGGTCAAGATCGTCGTCGTGGTGATCATCGCCGCGCTCACCCTGACCATCAGCGTCTACGGGCACGCCATGATCGTGAAGCTGTACCTCCCGATCACCGTCGTCCTCGGTGCCGCCTTCGCCGTCGTGGCCTTCAGCGTGCTCGGGCACGCCGACTTCGGCTACCAACCCGCGAAGCCGCTGACCGGCGGCGCGCTGTGGGCGGCCCTCGCCGGTGGTGTCACCCTCATCGCCTCGGGCCCGCTCTCGTACACCAACAGCGCCGACTTCTCCCGCTACCTGCCCCGTACGACATCCCCGAAGGCGATCGTGGGCTGGACCGCGCTCGGCGGATTCCTGCCCGGCGTCGTCGTCTGCTCACTGGGTGCGTTCGCCGCGACCACGGTCGACATGACCGATCCGCGGAGCGCGCTGGAGACGATCCTGCCCCACTGGTTCACCCCGTTCTTCCTGCTGGCCTTGGTGCTCGGCACGATCTCCATCAACGCCATGACCGCCTACAGCTCCGGGCTGGCTCTCCAGGCCGTGGGCCTGCGCGTCCGTCGTTCCCTCAGCGTCATCGCCGATGGAGTCCTCGGCGTCGCGCTGACCCTCTACGCGCTGCTGGTGTCCAACTTCCTGGACACCGTCAGCAACGTCCTCCAGCTCACCGTCGTCCTGCTCGGTCCCAGCATGGCCGTCTACGCCATGGACATCCTGCTGCGCCGCAACCGCTACGACGGTCCCGCACTGACCGACGAGAGTCCGGGCAGCCCCTTCTGGTTCACCGGAGGCGTCAACCGGGCCGGCGCCCTGGCGCTCACGACGGGCACGGCCGCGGCTGCCCTCAGCGTGAACACCCTGTACACGGGCCCGCTCGCCCGAGCCCTGGGCGGGGTGGACCTCGCCCTGCCGGTCGGCATCGCCGTGGCCTCGGCCGTCTACGTGACCCTCGTACGGCGCGCCCGCAGTGGCCTCGGTGCGAGTCCACAGGCCTGA
- a CDS encoding transglycosylase SLT domain-containing protein produces MPVLGKNRRPMNSRLARRLIAVGTGSAALAIPLVAATSASAATPSAQHVAAESAPAATGATQKGSSATYTVVSGDSLSKIAQAHSVGGGWKKLYQDNREAVGGNPSLILPGLKLTLGEKAASEATAGSTAGHSATQADARNASTGATTATPATTKTYANNLDGWIKQSLDIMSAHNIPGTYDGIYRNVMRESSGNPQAINNWDSNAVAGTPSKGLLQVIAPTFQTYHVAGTSMDSYDPVANITAACNYAAATYGSIDNVNGPY; encoded by the coding sequence ATGCCCGTACTGGGTAAGAACCGTCGTCCCATGAACAGCCGCCTCGCCCGACGCCTCATCGCGGTGGGCACCGGCAGCGCCGCACTGGCGATCCCGCTGGTGGCCGCGACCAGCGCCTCGGCGGCGACGCCGTCGGCACAGCATGTCGCCGCCGAATCTGCTCCGGCAGCGACCGGCGCCACTCAGAAGGGAAGCTCCGCGACCTACACCGTGGTCTCGGGCGACTCCCTTTCCAAGATCGCACAGGCCCACTCCGTGGGCGGCGGCTGGAAGAAGCTGTACCAGGACAACCGTGAGGCCGTCGGCGGCAACCCCTCGCTGATTCTCCCCGGCCTCAAGCTGACGCTCGGCGAGAAGGCCGCGTCGGAGGCGACGGCCGGATCCACCGCGGGTCACAGCGCCACCCAGGCCGACGCCCGGAACGCGTCGACCGGTGCGACCACCGCGACCCCGGCCACCACGAAGACGTACGCCAACAACCTGGACGGCTGGATCAAGCAGTCGCTGGACATCATGAGCGCGCACAACATCCCGGGCACCTACGACGGCATCTACCGCAACGTGATGCGTGAGTCCTCGGGCAACCCGCAGGCCATCAACAACTGGGACTCCAACGCCGTGGCCGGAACCCCGTCGAAGGGTCTGCTCCAGGTCATCGCTCCGACGTTCCAGACGTACCACGTGGCCGGCACGTCGATGGACAGCTACGACCCGGTCGCCAACATCACGGCCGCGTGCAACTACGCCGCCGCCACGTACGGCTCGATCGACAACGTGAACGGCCCGTACTGA
- a CDS encoding glycosyl hydrolase family 18 protein, whose translation MRLRRLSTTLSLAVAVALAGPLATAASAQAAADHRVVVYYQTQFDNGSYVSPKELTDHDTGVTDVIVGAVHLNGDGSVTLNDNSPDDAKFDQMWSDLAAVQSKGVHVLGMVGGAAVGSFQRLDSDFDTYYPKLKNVVSTHHLDGLDLDVEEGMSLAGVERVIDQLHSDFGDGFLVTLAPVATALNGGGNLSGFGYDALYRDKGSSISWFNAQFYCGWGSLDSPAGYEGIVGHGVVPASKVVAGTLTNPANCGSGYVPMDTLTSTVSQLSKEYRDFGGVAGWEYFNSDPGGTAAPWEWAANMSSAMNG comes from the coding sequence ATGCGCTTGAGGAGATTGTCGACAACGTTGTCATTGGCGGTGGCCGTCGCTTTGGCGGGCCCCCTGGCGACGGCAGCATCGGCGCAGGCCGCGGCGGATCACCGCGTGGTCGTCTACTACCAGACCCAGTTCGACAACGGCTCGTACGTCTCTCCCAAGGAACTGACCGACCACGACACGGGTGTCACGGACGTGATCGTCGGCGCCGTCCACCTCAACGGTGACGGCAGCGTCACGCTCAACGACAACTCACCCGACGACGCCAAGTTCGACCAGATGTGGAGCGATCTGGCGGCGGTGCAGAGCAAGGGCGTTCACGTACTGGGCATGGTGGGTGGCGCCGCGGTGGGCAGCTTCCAGCGGCTGGACAGCGACTTCGACACCTACTACCCGAAGCTCAAGAACGTCGTGTCCACCCACCACCTGGACGGTCTGGACCTCGATGTCGAAGAGGGCATGTCCCTGGCCGGCGTCGAACGGGTCATCGACCAGTTGCACAGCGACTTCGGTGACGGCTTCCTCGTCACTCTGGCGCCCGTCGCCACGGCCCTGAACGGGGGAGGGAACCTCTCCGGGTTCGGTTACGACGCCCTCTACCGGGACAAGGGATCGTCCATCAGCTGGTTCAACGCGCAGTTCTACTGCGGCTGGGGATCGCTGGACAGCCCCGCGGGCTACGAGGGCATCGTCGGACACGGGGTCGTCCCGGCCTCGAAGGTGGTGGCGGGCACCCTGACCAACCCGGCCAACTGCGGCAGCGGATACGTCCCCATGGACACGCTCACATCGACCGTCTCCCAACTCTCCAAGGAGTACAGGGACTTCGGCGGCGTAGCGGGATGGGAGTACTTCAATTCCGACCCGGGCGGGACAGCTGCCCCCTGGGAGTGGGCCGCGAACATGTCTTCGGCCATGAACGGGTGA
- a CDS encoding serine hydrolase domain-containing protein produces the protein MSDDDTALRERLEHALTEVRAPDVVLAVTRNRRRTVVSGGTTPAPVLPRASLRYELGSLSKTFTGLLLAELDRCGELSVDDAVADHLPLPPRLPRYARRITLRHLATHTSGLPRVPRDMIAGAVLRPYANGYAHYDTGRLLHAFARTRTRHAPGSRWHYSNFGLALLGSALEHATGTRYAALLADRVLEPLRLTGATTDPGSGDGDDSAFGEATGHRSDGRTPLPRSVMTGFAPAGAVRATPADLLTYAEAHLYPASTPLDGALRKVQIPLLRRGPGHRHTHTLTWFRHPAPGGPMFFHAGASFGQQVFAGYHPASGTGIAGTATRHDRACRIVKTAYALLYELGSVTPADG, from the coding sequence GTGAGCGACGACGACACCGCACTGCGTGAACGTCTGGAGCACGCGCTGACGGAGGTCCGAGCCCCGGATGTCGTCCTCGCCGTCACCCGGAACCGTCGCCGGACCGTCGTCAGCGGCGGCACCACCCCCGCTCCCGTGCTGCCGCGTGCGTCTCTGCGTTACGAACTCGGCTCGCTGTCCAAGACGTTCACCGGGTTGCTCCTCGCCGAACTGGACCGCTGCGGTGAACTGTCCGTCGACGACGCCGTCGCCGACCACCTGCCGCTGCCGCCCCGACTCCCCCGGTACGCGCGCCGCATCACCCTGCGGCACCTCGCCACCCACACCTCCGGACTGCCCCGCGTGCCCCGCGACATGATCGCCGGGGCGGTCCTGCGGCCGTACGCGAACGGCTACGCGCACTACGACACCGGCCGGCTGCTGCACGCCTTCGCCCGGACCCGCACCCGGCACGCCCCCGGCAGCCGCTGGCACTACTCCAACTTCGGTCTGGCGCTGCTCGGTTCGGCCCTGGAGCACGCCACCGGCACGCGATACGCCGCCCTGCTGGCGGACCGGGTGCTGGAGCCGCTGCGGCTGACCGGTGCCACCACGGACCCCGGCAGTGGTGACGGTGACGATTCCGCCTTCGGCGAGGCAACGGGCCATCGGAGCGACGGCCGCACCCCGCTGCCGCGTTCCGTGATGACCGGCTTCGCCCCGGCCGGAGCCGTCCGTGCCACCCCGGCGGATCTGCTCACGTACGCCGAGGCGCATCTGTACCCCGCTTCGACCCCGCTGGACGGTGCGCTGCGGAAGGTCCAGATCCCCCTGCTGCGGCGGGGGCCGGGGCACCGCCACACCCACACGCTCACCTGGTTCCGGCATCCGGCCCCGGGCGGCCCGATGTTCTTCCACGCCGGGGCCAGCTTCGGACAGCAGGTGTTCGCGGGGTACCACCCCGCTTCGGGCACCGGCATCGCCGGGACGGCGACCCGGCACGACCGCGCGTGCCGGATCGTCAAGACCGCGTACGCCCTGCTGTACGAACTGGGCTCCGTCACCCCGGCCGACGGCTGA